The Starkeya sp. ORNL1 DNA window GAAGCCGGAAGGCCGCCAGCCGGTGCGTGGCGGCGCGGCGCTGTTCGATGCGGAGGGCGTGCCGGCCGGCACCGTCACCTCCGGCGGCTTCGGCCCCTCGGCCGGCCATCCGGTCGCCATGGGCTATGTGCCCGTCGCGCTCGCACAGGCCGGAACCCGGCTGTTCGCCGATGTGCGGGGCACCAACGTCCCCGTCACCGTCCACCCCCTGCCCTTCATCCCCCAGCGCTACCACAAAGGGTGATTGCCTTGTCCAAGACCTATTTCACGCCCGACCATGAATGGATCCGCGTCGAGGGTGATGTCGCCACCGTCGGCATCACCGATTACGCGCAGGACCAGCTCGGCGATCTGGTTTTCGTCCAGCTTCCGGAGAAGGGCGCGGACCTCGCCAAGGGCGACGTCGCCGTGGTGGTCGAGTCCGTCAAGGCGGCGTCCGACGTCTACATGCCGGCGGACGGCACCATCCTCAGCGCCAACACCACGCTCTCATCCGACCCGGCTCTGGTGAATTCGGCGCCGACCGCCGAGGGCTGGCTCTGGACGATGACCCTGAAGGACGCGAGCCAGCTCGACGGCCTGATGGATGAAGCCGGCTACAAAGCCCATATCGGCTGACGGCGAGGCAAGAAGAGGCAACACCATGAGCGTCGCATTCTCGTCCCGCCATATCGGCCCGCGCAGCGAAGATATCCGCACCATGCTGGCGGCGATCGGTGTCCCCTCTGTCGAGACCCTGATCTCGCAGGCGGTGCCGGCCTCGATCCGGCTCACCCGCCCGCTCGCCTTGCCGGCACCGGCAAGCGAGGCGGAAGCGCTCGCCGAGCTGGCCGCGACGATGGCCGGGAACACGGTGCTGAAGAGCTTCATCGGCGCCGGCTATCACGGCGTCCATGTTCCTCCGGTGATCCAGCGCAACCTGTTCGAGAACCCGGCCTGGTACACCGCCTATACGCCCTATCAGGCCGAGATCAGCCAGGGTCGGCTGGAAATGCTGTTCCATTTCCAGACCCTGATCACCGAGCTCACCGGCCTGCCGGTCGCCTCCGCTTCGCTGCTCGACGAGGCCACCGCGGTGGCCGAGGCGGTCGGCATCGCCTTCCGCCATCACCGCGAGAAGCGCAACAAGGTGGCGCTTGCCGGCAAGGCGCATCCGCAGACGCTGGACGTGGTGCGCACCCGCGCCGAGCCGCTCGGCATGATCGTCGATGGCGAGGAGATCGATGCCGACACCGCCGCCCTGCTGGTATCGTGGCCGGACACCGAGGGTGTCTATGGCGACCACAAGGCCGCCATCGAGAAGGCCCGCGCGACCGGCGCCGTGGTGGTGTTCATCTGCGATCCGCTCGGCCTGACGCTGACCGATGCGCCGGCGAGGCTCGGTGCCGATGTCGCGGTCGGCCCGATGCAGCGGTTCGGCGTGCCGATGGGCTTTGGCGGCCCGCACGCCGCCTATTGCGCGGTTTCCGACAAGCTCACCCGGCTGATGCCCGGCCGCCTGGTCGGCCAGTCGGTGGATGCCGAGGGGCGGGCGGGCTATCGCCTCGCTTTGCAGACCCGCGAGCAGCATATCCGCCGCGACAAGGCGACCTCCAATATCTGCACCGCGCAGGCGCTGCTGGCCAATATGGCGGCGGCCTATGCGATCTGGCACGGACCTTCCGGCCTCCAGGCAATCGCCGGGCGCGTGCACGCGCTGGCGGATCGCCTTGCCCGCGCGCTCGCGGCGGCGGGCCTCTCGGTAATCGGCAGCCAACGCTTCGACACCGTGACCATCGCCACCGACGGGCAGGCGGCCGCGATTGCCGCCGCGGCCGAGGCTGGTGGCCGGCTGCTGCGGGTGATCGATGCCGATCGCATCAGCATTGCCTTCGACGAGACCTCGACCGAGGCCGACCTCGAGGCCATCGCCGCGCTGTTCGGCATCGAGGTCGCTCCCGAGGCGTCCGGCTCGATGCCCGGCTCGCCGCGCGGCCGCGAGTTCCTGACCCAGCCGGTGTTCCATCAGAACCGCTCGGAAACCGAGATGATGCGCTTCCTGCGCCGGCTCGCCGACAAGGACCTGGCGCTCGACCGCGCCATGATCCCGCTCGGCTCCTGCACCATGAAGCTCAATGCCGCGGCGGAGATGATGCCGGTGAGCTGGCCGAGCGTCGCGAACCTGCACCCCTTCGCGCCGGCGGCGCACACCGCCGGCTACCGCGCCATGATCGACGAGCTGGAAGGCTGGCTGGCGGAGATCACCGGCTTCGATGCGGTGAGCCTGCAGCCAAATGCCGGCAGCCAGGGCGAATATGCCGGCCTGCTCGCTATCCGCCACTATCACGAGGCGCGCGGCGACACGCATCGCACGGTGTGCCTGATCCCCTCCTCCGCGCACGGCACCAACCCGGCCAGCGCCTCGATGGCCGGTATGGGCGTGGTCGTGGTCAAATGCACCGAGGATGGCGACATTGACATCGCCGACCTCAAGGCCAAAGCCGAGCAATATGCCGACCGGCTGGCGGCCTTGATGTTCACCTACCCTTCCACGCACGGCGTGTTCGAGGAAGGCGCCCGGGACATCTGCGCCATCGTCCATGCCCATGGCGGGCAGGTCTATTTCGACGGCGCGAATCTCAATGCGCTGGTCGGGCTGGCCCGGCCCGGCGACATCGGCGCCGATGTCTGCCACATGAATTTGCACAAGACCTTCTGCATTCCCCATGGCGGCGGCGGCCCCGGCATCGGACCGATCGGCGTCAAGGCACACCTCGCGCCCTATCTGCCGGGCCATGTCGTGCTGGACTCGGCCCACGCGGTGGCGGCGGCGCCGTTCGGCAGCGCGTCGATCCTGCCCATCACCTGGATGTATATCCGCATGATGGGGGCCTCCGGCCTCAAGCAGGCGACGGAGACCGCGATCCTCAGCGCCAATTACATCGCCACCCGGCTGGAGCCGCATTTCCCGGTGCTGTTCAAGGGCAGCCACGGGCGCGTCGCCCACGAGTGCATTCTCGATGTGCGCGGGTTCAAGGAGGCGGCCGGCATCGGTGTCGAGGATGTCGCCAAGCGGCTGATCGATTACGGATTCCATGCGCCGACCATGTCCTGGCCGGTGCCCGGCACGCTGATGGTGGAGCCCACCGAATCCGAGCCGAAGCACGAGCTCGACCGGTTCTGCGCGGCGATGATCGCCATCGCGCAGGAGGCGGCGAAGGTCTCCGGGGGCGAGTGGCCGCGCGACGACAATCCGCTGGTCAACGCGCCGCACACCGCCGCGGAGACGCTGGCGAGTGAGTGGCACCATCCCTATTCGCGGCTGGAGGCGGCCTATCCCGCCGGCGATCCTGATGACGGCGCCAAATACTGGCCGCCGGTGTCGCGCATCGACAATGTCGCCGGCGACCGCAACCTCGTCTGCTCCTGCCCGCCGGTGGAGGCGCTCGCGAGCTGAGGTGTCGTGTTGCATGAGCATCCTTCGAGGCCGGCCTTTGGCCGGCACCTCAGGATGAGGTCGTTCCCTAAAAACGCGACCTCATCCTGAGGTGCGCGCGCAGCGAGCCTCGAAGGATGCTGAAGCCACGCGCCTCGCCACACAAGCATTGCCGGCTGCCTCCGCCCCGTCCATCATGACGCGGCGGGCTGCCGCCGGTCGGGAGGATTGTGCGTGCGTCTCATGGCCCTCCTCCTGCTGGCATTCTGCCTCGCCGCACCGGCGCAGGCGGCGCGCGATGCGCGCGTCGGGAAGATGATCGACGCACGCGACGAAGCCCTGAAGTTCAAGCGCGAAGGCAATCTGCCCAAGGCGCAGGAGGCGATCGAACGCGCCATCGCCATCGGCCGCACCATCCCGCAGCGCACCCCGCTCGCCGAGCCGATGCTGCGCGAAGACCTCGCAATGATCTATCTCGACCAGGGCCGCTACGACGCAGCGGAGACCGAGCTGCGCGCCTCGCTTGCCGCCCGCGCGCAATATGGCAAGCCGAACGACCCTTCGCTCAACGTTCCGCTGAACGCGCTCGCCACCTCGCTGCTGCGTCAGGGCAAGAGCGCGGAAGCGGCGCCGATCTTCGAGCAGCTCGTCGACATGGATGCCAAGGCGCAAGGCCCGCAAAGCGTGCAGGTCGCCTACAGCCTGAACAACCTCGCGGGCGCCTATATGGCCTCGGCGCAGCTCGACAAGGCCGAGGCGGCGCTGCTGCGCGCCTATGATCTCGGCGCCAAGGCCGGCAAGAAGGGGCAGGAGGCGGTCGCCAATTCCGCGACCAACCTCGCCGGCCTCTACAAGCACCTGCAGCGCTACAATGATGCGGAGAAATTCTACCGTATCAGCATGGACACCTGGGGCCGGCTGCGGCCCAAGGATTCGCCCGAAGTGCTTCTGGCGACCAATAATCTCGGCGTCTATTACCGCGACCGCGGCCGCTACGACCAGGCGCAGCCGCTGCTGGACTTCGTGTTCGATACCCGCCTCGGCCGGCTCGGGCAGGACAATCCGGACGTCGCGCTCTCCGCCAATAATCTCGGCTGGCTGCATGCCGGCAAGCAGGAATGGGCCTATGCCGCCCAGCTCTTCACCGCGTCCATGGGCACCTATACCGAATTGCGCCGGCGCCAGGCCGCGGCCGCGCTCGCCGGCAAGGGCACGACCGGCGTCTCGCTGCACGAATTGTCCCGCCCGGTGAGCGGGCTGGTCGGCACCGCCTATCGCTTCGCGGTCGATGCGCCGGCCGACAAGCAGGCTGCGGTGCGCGACACCGCCTTCATGGCGGCGCAGTGGCTGTCTCAGGGAGAGGCGGCGACCGCGCTGGCCCGCACCTCGGCGCGCTTTTCCGCCGGTTCCGGCCAGCTGGCCTCCCTGGTGCGCGAGCAGCAGGATCTCGCTTCGGAATGGGGCAAGCTCGATGGTGCGGTGACGGCCGCGCTGGCCGACCCCAGGGCCCGCAATTCGGTGCAGATGAAGGCGGCGCGCGACCGGCTCGCCGCTATCGATACCCGCCTCGGCGAAATCGCCGGGCAGATCGCCGGGCGGTTCCCGGACTATGCGACGCTGGCCGACCCGCAGCCGGTGGACCTGGTCGACATCCAGAAAGTGCTGCAGCCCGACGAGGCGCTGATCGCCTATGCCTTCTTCCCGGAATCGACGCTCGGCAAGAGCTGGATCTGGGTGGTCACCAAGAACGACGCCATCTGGGCGGCGTTGCAGATCGCACCGGAGGACATCGCCTTCACCGTGGCCAAGTTGCGCTGCGGGCTCGATTACGGCGCCATCGAAGCCGAGGCGACGGCGAAATTCTGCGCCGGCTTCGGCGCCGATGCGGACCAGCAGAGACTGGCGCCGTTCGACGCCATGCTGTCCTACCAGCTCTGGCAGAGCATACTCGGCCCGGCAGCGGCGCAGCTGAAGGGCAAGAAGCTGCTGCTGGTGACGCCGGAGCCGCTCGCCGCGCTGCCGTTCCAGGTGCTGGTGACCGAGGAGCCGAAGGTGGCGAAGCCCGAGAGCGGCGCCGACCTGAAAGCCACCGCCTTCCTCGGCCGCAGCAATGCCATCACCGTGCTGCCTTCCATCGCCGCGCTGCGCACCATGCGCACCAATGCCAAGGCCAGCGCCGCGCCCGACGCCTATCTCGGCTTCGGCGACCCGGTGCTGACAGGAACCCGCAGCTGCCCGCGCATTCCGGCTCCCGACGCTTGCCCGACGATCGCCTCATCGGCCGGCATCACCCGGCAGGCCCGCGCTGCGCGCGCCGCCGGCGGCATGACGCAAGTGGCGATGGCGGACGGGATCGGCCTCGCCGATGCCGATGCGGTGCGCCTGCTCTGCCCGCTCGCCGACACCGCGACCGAGATCAAATGCGTCGGCGCCAGCCTCGGCGCGGCGCCGGCGACCATGCATATCGGGCCGGACGCCAGCGAGGCCGAGCTGAAGAAGCTGCCGCTCGAGCGCTACCGCGTGCTGCATTTCGCCACCCACGGGCTGCTCGCTGGCGACACCAGCCAAATGTCCGCCGGCCTCGCCGAGCCGGCTCTGGTGCTGACGCCGCCGGCGCGGGCAAGCGCGCTCGATGACGGCCTGCTGACCGCCAGCGAGATCGCCGCGCTGAAGCTCGATGCCGACTGGGTGATCCTCTCGGCCTGCAACACCGCCGCCGGCAACGGCCATGGCGAGACGCTCTCGGGCCTTGCCCGCGCCTTCCTCTATGCCGGAAGCCGGGCGCTGCTGGTCTCGCACTGGCCGGTGACCTCGTCCGCGGCGGTGGAGCTGACCACCGGCGCCTTCGACGCCATCAAGGCCGACCCCACGCTCGGCCGCGCCGAGGCGATGCGGCGCTCGATGTCGGCACTGATCGACACCGGCGACGACTTCATGGCGCATCCGAGCTATTGGGCGCCATTCTCCGTGGTCGGCGAAGGCGACGCGCCGGCGCCATAGATCACGATGAGTTGGGATCGGGTCGATCCAAACTCGTCGAGATCGTCTCTAATAAGTTGAGCATGATGTCGTCCGAAAACCGCTTCGCACTTTTCGGCATAATGCTCGACTATTTCAGCCCGCCCTCGGCCAGCGTCCAGAACAGCTTGTCGGCCGGGGCGAAGTCGCGGGTGAAGGGCTCGACGCGCTGGAACGCCTCCAGCCGCCATTCCGGGCCCTTCATGGCGAGGAAGGTGGCCGCACCCAGCGCGCGCATCGCCGGCGGCAGCGCCTCGCGGGTCAGCTCGGCGGGGATGGCCGGCACCTTGTCGGCGGCGACAACGTGCAGGGTCGCACTCAGCGCCTTGCCGCCGCGCGGGGTGATCTCGACGGTGTAGTCGCCGGGCACAAGATCGAGCGGCGCCGACGTCCACACTCCTCCGCTACCCTTGGCCTCGCTGACCAGTGGCGCCCCCTTGGCCGGGCGGATGGTCACGGTCACGCCGAGCCGTTCCGGCAGCCAGCCGAGGGTGAGCGTGCGCTTGCCGGCAACCAGTGTCTGCGGGCTCGCCAGCAGCGGCACCTTGAGTTCGCCGCCGCCGCTGCGGATGCTGGCGGAAACGCGCGTGCGCTCCGGCGTGTCGAGCAGGTTGAGCGCATCGAGGATGGAATCCCAGGCGCCGTCGAGCAGGCTGCGTGCCGGCGCCGCCGCCTTGACCACATACTCGCCGCGCGCGGCGGTGATCACCACCGGCTCGGGCCGGTCCATCAGCCGCAGCACGACGCGCTCATCCGGCCGCACCAGCAGGATGCGGTCGCCCTGCAGCACCCGCGCGCACAGCCGCAACGGCACGATCTGGTCGCCGCGCAGGAGCGTCATGGCCGCGCCTTCCGGCGCATAGGCCTCGATGAAGCCGACCTCCTGCTCCTTCACCTGCGTGAAGGCGGGGGCGAGCATGGCGAACAGCGCAAGGCACGCCCAAAGGCACGTCCTGATCAGCACCGGCATGGCCGCTCGCCTCCCTCTGCCGTCATTTGCCCTCGCCATGGTCGGCCAGCAGGGCACGGAAACCCTTGCTGCGCACCAGTTCGACCCGCTCGATGATCTCCAGCAGGAATTTATGCGCGAAGACGCCGAACGACGGCACCGCAAGATCCAGCATCACCCCGGATTTGAACAGCAGCGCGGAAGGGATGGTCAGCAGCACCAGGAAGAGGCTGGCGGCGATGCTGGCGCCGAACGGCCGGAGCACCGCGAACAGCCAGGCCACCACGATGATGATGCCGAGCGCGATCGGCAGGCGCTGCCACCAGGGCGGCTCGTGCGGCGTGCCGTATTGCGCCAATGCGTGCGCGGCATTGACCACCAGCAGCGCGCCGGGCATGGCGCCAAGCGGGGTGTTGTGCCAGTCGCCGCTGTCGCGGAAGCTGCCGCCGATGACGACGAGACGGCCCTCCAGCCCGTCGATCGCCTCGCCGGCCGAGGCGGCAAGCACGATGCGGGCGGGGCGCACCGCCACCAGCGGCCGGCTGGAGCCGTTCTCGACCGCCGTCGGCCCGAGGCCAACGGCGCCCGTGCGCCAGGCAATGGTGTAGATGACGCGGACCGAACTCTCCTTCAGCGAGAGTTCGATCTCCGGATGCTCAGAGACGCGCCTGGCCGGTGCCGCGCGCGCAGCCGCACCGCAGCGGTCCGGGATGAACTGTGCCAGTGTGGAGGTGACGGCCTCGGCGACCTCCGGGCGGTCCTTCCGGGCATCGATGGCCTGCGCCGCCAGCATCAGCTGGGCGGCCGGCAGTGCCGCCGGTGCCTCGCCGTCGCAGACGAAGTCGAACAGCCGCGCATAGCGCACGACACCGTCGGCATCGCGCTCGAACAGCGGCGACACCCAGCGATAGCCAGGCCGCGTGGCAGTGGATACGCCCACGCCGGCCGATGGCGGTGCCTGCACGGCCGCTGCGAAGGGAGTGCTCTGCAGCCGCGGCCATTGGTCGGGATCTTTAGGCGCGCGGCTGACCAGGCTGCGCACCATGAGGACCGGCGGGCCATTGGCATTGTCGCGCTTGAGCACATCGGCGAGCGCGCTTTGCCCTGAGGTGTCCGGCCAGGCGAGATCGACGTCGAGCAGCACGGCGAGCGGCTTCGAGGCCATCACCCGGTCGAGGAGGCCGGCCAGCTTGTCGCGTGGGGCAACCAGCGGATAGCCCCAGTCGCGCCAGGTCTCGTCGTCGATATCGACGAACACATAGGGCGTCGCGTGCTCCACCGTGCCGGTGAGGCGCTCATGGATGCGGATGGCATCGTCCACCAACCCATCGCCGAGATCGCGCAGCAGGCGGGTGTCGCTGAAGAGCAGCGGCACGGCGACGAACTCGACGATCAGGCCGAACACGATGCCGATGGCGACGTCAGTGAGTATCTTGTGACGCTCGGCAAACCCCGCGACAGCCGACCACCAGCGCATGCCCGTCCCCTGCCCGCTACCGCCCGGAGGAGACTGTTGCAGCGAGCGGCGGTTCGCAACGGTTTTCGGGTGGAAGGTCTCCCTCTCCCCATCGGGGAGAGGGAAACAACTGTGCCTCGAAGTCCGCTACGGCATCGTCAGCCGCCGCACCGCGTCGTGCCAGCCGGCGAGCTTGCGGGTGCGGGTCGCTGGCTCCATCGACGGGGTGAAGCGCCGCTCCAGCCGCCAGGAATCGGCGAAGCGGCCGGGCTTGGGGAACACGCCGGCGTGCAGTCCGGCGAGATAGGCGGCGCCCAGCGCCGTGGTCTCCTTCACCACCGGCCGGTCGACCGGCGCGGCGAGCAGGTCGGCGAGCCGCTGCATGGCGAAACTGGAGGCGACCATGCCGCCGTCGACACGCAGCACCGTGCTCGCGCTCGCCGATCCGGAGCCGGCCCAGTCGGCATGCATGGCGTCGAGCAGGTCGGCGGTCTGGTAGCAGACGCTCTCCAGCGCCGCGAGGGCGATCTCGGCGCGGCCGGTCCCGCGCGTCAATCCGAACAGCGCACCCCGCACATCCGGATTCCAGTGGGGCGCCCCGAGGCCGACAAAGGCCGGCACCAGATAGACCTCCTGGGTCGGGTCGGCGGCGTCCGCCAGAGCCTCGGTTTCCGCGGAGGCCTTGATGATGCCGAGCCCGTCGCGCAGCCATTGCACCGCGGCGCCGGCGACGAAGATCGAGCCTTCCAGCGCGTAGGTCCGCTTGCCGTCGAGCTGGTAGGCAATGGTGGTGAGCAGCTTGTTCTGCGAGGCCACCGCGGTAGTGCCGGTGTTCAACAGCGCGAAGCAGCCGGTGCCGTATGTCGACTTGATCATGCCGGGCTGGAAGCAGGCCTGGCCGACGGTCGCCGCCTGCTGGTCGCCGGCGATGCCGGATATCGCGATGGGGCCGCCGAACAGCTCGGGCACGGTGGTGCCGAAAGCGGCGGAGGAATCCTTCACCTCCGGCAGCATGGAATGCGGCACGCGCAACAGCGCCAGCAGGTCATCGTCCCAGGTGCCGTCATGAATGTTGAACAGCAGCGTGCGGGCGGCATTGGTGGCGTCGGTGGCGTGCACCGCGCCGCCGGTCAGATGCCACAGCAGGAAGCTGTCCACGGTGCCAAAGGCGAGTTCGCCGCGCTCGGCGCGGGCGCGCGCGCCGGGCACGTGGTCGAGGATCCAGCCGATCTTGGTGCCGGAGAAATAGGGGTCGAGG harbors:
- the gcvP gene encoding aminomethyl-transferring glycine dehydrogenase; its protein translation is MSVAFSSRHIGPRSEDIRTMLAAIGVPSVETLISQAVPASIRLTRPLALPAPASEAEALAELAATMAGNTVLKSFIGAGYHGVHVPPVIQRNLFENPAWYTAYTPYQAEISQGRLEMLFHFQTLITELTGLPVASASLLDEATAVAEAVGIAFRHHREKRNKVALAGKAHPQTLDVVRTRAEPLGMIVDGEEIDADTAALLVSWPDTEGVYGDHKAAIEKARATGAVVVFICDPLGLTLTDAPARLGADVAVGPMQRFGVPMGFGGPHAAYCAVSDKLTRLMPGRLVGQSVDAEGRAGYRLALQTREQHIRRDKATSNICTAQALLANMAAAYAIWHGPSGLQAIAGRVHALADRLARALAAAGLSVIGSQRFDTVTIATDGQAAAIAAAAEAGGRLLRVIDADRISIAFDETSTEADLEAIAALFGIEVAPEASGSMPGSPRGREFLTQPVFHQNRSETEMMRFLRRLADKDLALDRAMIPLGSCTMKLNAAAEMMPVSWPSVANLHPFAPAAHTAGYRAMIDELEGWLAEITGFDAVSLQPNAGSQGEYAGLLAIRHYHEARGDTHRTVCLIPSSAHGTNPASASMAGMGVVVVKCTEDGDIDIADLKAKAEQYADRLAALMFTYPSTHGVFEEGARDICAIVHAHGGQVYFDGANLNALVGLARPGDIGADVCHMNLHKTFCIPHGGGGPGIGPIGVKAHLAPYLPGHVVLDSAHAVAAAPFGSASILPITWMYIRMMGASGLKQATETAILSANYIATRLEPHFPVLFKGSHGRVAHECILDVRGFKEAAGIGVEDVAKRLIDYGFHAPTMSWPVPGTLMVEPTESEPKHELDRFCAAMIAIAQEAAKVSGGEWPRDDNPLVNAPHTAAETLASEWHHPYSRLEAAYPAGDPDDGAKYWPPVSRIDNVAGDRNLVCSCPPVEALAS
- a CDS encoding CHAT domain-containing tetratricopeptide repeat protein codes for the protein MALLLLAFCLAAPAQAARDARVGKMIDARDEALKFKREGNLPKAQEAIERAIAIGRTIPQRTPLAEPMLREDLAMIYLDQGRYDAAETELRASLAARAQYGKPNDPSLNVPLNALATSLLRQGKSAEAAPIFEQLVDMDAKAQGPQSVQVAYSLNNLAGAYMASAQLDKAEAALLRAYDLGAKAGKKGQEAVANSATNLAGLYKHLQRYNDAEKFYRISMDTWGRLRPKDSPEVLLATNNLGVYYRDRGRYDQAQPLLDFVFDTRLGRLGQDNPDVALSANNLGWLHAGKQEWAYAAQLFTASMGTYTELRRRQAAAALAGKGTTGVSLHELSRPVSGLVGTAYRFAVDAPADKQAAVRDTAFMAAQWLSQGEAATALARTSARFSAGSGQLASLVREQQDLASEWGKLDGAVTAALADPRARNSVQMKAARDRLAAIDTRLGEIAGQIAGRFPDYATLADPQPVDLVDIQKVLQPDEALIAYAFFPESTLGKSWIWVVTKNDAIWAALQIAPEDIAFTVAKLRCGLDYGAIEAEATAKFCAGFGADADQQRLAPFDAMLSYQLWQSILGPAAAQLKGKKLLLVTPEPLAALPFQVLVTEEPKVAKPESGADLKATAFLGRSNAITVLPSIAALRTMRTNAKASAAPDAYLGFGDPVLTGTRSCPRIPAPDACPTIASSAGITRQARAARAAGGMTQVAMADGIGLADADAVRLLCPLADTATEIKCVGASLGAAPATMHIGPDASEAELKKLPLERYRVLHFATHGLLAGDTSQMSAGLAEPALVLTPPARASALDDGLLTASEIAALKLDADWVILSACNTAAGNGHGETLSGLARAFLYAGSRALLVSHWPVTSSAAVELTTGAFDAIKADPTLGRAEAMRRSMSALIDTGDDFMAHPSYWAPFSVVGEGDAPAP
- a CDS encoding CHASE2 domain-containing protein translates to MRWWSAVAGFAERHKILTDVAIGIVFGLIVEFVAVPLLFSDTRLLRDLGDGLVDDAIRIHERLTGTVEHATPYVFVDIDDETWRDWGYPLVAPRDKLAGLLDRVMASKPLAVLLDVDLAWPDTSGQSALADVLKRDNANGPPVLMVRSLVSRAPKDPDQWPRLQSTPFAAAVQAPPSAGVGVSTATRPGYRWVSPLFERDADGVVRYARLFDFVCDGEAPAALPAAQLMLAAQAIDARKDRPEVAEAVTSTLAQFIPDRCGAAARAAPARRVSEHPEIELSLKESSVRVIYTIAWRTGAVGLGPTAVENGSSRPLVAVRPARIVLAASAGEAIDGLEGRLVVIGGSFRDSGDWHNTPLGAMPGALLVVNAAHALAQYGTPHEPPWWQRLPIALGIIIVVAWLFAVLRPFGASIAASLFLVLLTIPSALLFKSGVMLDLAVPSFGVFAHKFLLEIIERVELVRSKGFRALLADHGEGK
- the gcvH gene encoding glycine cleavage system protein GcvH: MSKTYFTPDHEWIRVEGDVATVGITDYAQDQLGDLVFVQLPEKGADLAKGDVAVVVESVKAASDVYMPADGTILSANTTLSSDPALVNSAPTAEGWLWTMTLKDASQLDGLMDEAGYKAHIG
- the glpK gene encoding glycerol kinase GlpK; protein product: MTTYILAIDQGTTSSRAILFRPDTSIAAQAQQEFPQHFPASGWVEHEPDDLWRTTLATCRRAMEQAGATATEIAAIGITNQRETTVVWDRKTGKAIHRAIVWQDRRTAELCARLKAEGHEPMVSARTGLILDPYFSGTKIGWILDHVPGARARAERGELAFGTVDSFLLWHLTGGAVHATDATNAARTLLFNIHDGTWDDDLLALLRVPHSMLPEVKDSSAAFGTTVPELFGGPIAISGIAGDQQAATVGQACFQPGMIKSTYGTGCFALLNTGTTAVASQNKLLTTIAYQLDGKRTYALEGSIFVAGAAVQWLRDGLGIIKASAETEALADAADPTQEVYLVPAFVGLGAPHWNPDVRGALFGLTRGTGRAEIALAALESVCYQTADLLDAMHADWAGSGSASASTVLRVDGGMVASSFAMQRLADLLAAPVDRPVVKETTALGAAYLAGLHAGVFPKPGRFADSWRLERRFTPSMEPATRTRKLAGWHDAVRRLTMP